The sequence GAACTATATTTTCATCAGCTATTTCATCAACAGAAAATATATTGTGTAATTGATGTTCGATAAGGTTCTGAAGTGAGATTAAATATTTTTCTTTATACAATACATAATGCTCACCTATCTTAATAATATCAATCTGTTCTTTAATGGTTGTATTTTTAAAAAATTTATCATTGAGCAAATCGATTTGTTCTGCCAATTGAATGTTTTCATCCAACTGAATTTTTTCTTGAAAACTTTCATTCTTAACACTTGGTGCTGGATTTGGATTAACTCGAATATTTTTCTTCAAGGTTGTAGAAATCAACTGATAAACGAGACCGTAATCAGTGAATTTCACATGGATCTTATTTGGGTGAACGTTGACATCCAATTGATCTTTTGGAGAATTAATAAAAATGCAATACTCACCACTCACACCTGGTCCCCAGATTTCAGATAAGTTTCCAACAATCATTTGATGTAGAGATTTATCTATAAAGTAGCGATTGTTCACAAATAGAAATTGTATTTTTTTTGAATTTCCTTTAGTTGCATTTTTAGTAAAAAAAACTTTAACTTGATATTCACGATATTCTTGATCTATTTCAACAATATCCTCAAGTTGTTTACTTATACTAAACACCTTAAATACTCTTTTTTTCCACTGAGATACTTCTACCGGAGTAAAAATTTCTTTATCTTTCTCATCCCAACTAATCGAAAATTTAATATTTGGTCTAACGAGCAAAAAACTTTGAAGTATTTTAAGAATTGCGTTTTTTTCTGCTGCCTGTGATTTATTAAACTTTAGCCTTGCAGGGGTATTGTAAAAGAGATCTTTGATAAATAAAGAAGTGCCCTGACCAGAACCACTCAGTTTAACATGTGAAAGAGTTTGACCCCCATGAATAATGATCTTTCCTCCGGTTCCATTTTTTGGATAACTTGAACAAGTAATTCTCGAAATACTGGCAATACTTGCTAAGGCCTCTCCACGAAAACCAAATGTATTTAAATGATAAAGATCTTCGAAATTTTTTATTTTTGATGTAGCGTGCCTGCAAAAGGCATAGGGAAGTTCTTCAAAAGACATACCACATCCATCATCAATAATTGAAATAAGATCCATTCCGTTATTAATTATGTGAATATTAATAAAAGAAGCTCCTGAGTCGACAGAGTTCTCGATAATTTCTTTTAATAACGCTGATGGTCTTTCAATGACCTCTCCGGCCTTAATTTGATCAATAAGATGCTCTGGCAGAAGTTCAATTCGCATTTTTGTTGTAGTATGTACTTGGCCATATTCCATGGTAGAGGTCTACCACGATGAAATAAAAAAGTCTTTTCTTACTATTCTCGGTAAAAATTAACTTGGTTACGTCCATTTTGCTTTGATTTATAAACAGACTTATCGGCCCGAATAAATAAATCTTTTCCAGTGAGCACACCTTTTCTATAATCTGAGACACCAATTGAGAGTGTTACCGGAAGTCTTTCATCTTTGTAAACAAACTCATATTCTTCAACGACTTTTCTAAGACGTTCAGCGATTTCAAAGGATTGCTTTAAGTTTGTTTTCGGTAAAAGAATGACAAATTCTTCACCTCCCCAGCGGGCGAAAACGTCCATATTTCTCACAGCGTTGCTTCGTATGACATTTGCTAATTCAGCTAGCACAAAGTCTCCTGCGTCATGTCCGTAATTGTCATTAAGTTTTTTAAAGAAATCTATATCAAACAAAATAAGAGAAAGAGGGTCTCCTGTTACTTTTGACTTTTTAACTTCAAGTGTTATTGCATTGTCAAAATAACCTTTATTAAAACATTTTGTCAGACCATCAGTATTAGCTTCCATATTCAGCTTATCATATGTCAGTCTTTCAGGATCACCCTTAGGGAGGTATTTCATCGCGATACTACCAATTTTAATTATATCTCCCCTGCCAAGTTTAATGGCCTGCTCAACTTTTTTATTGTTGAGGTAGGTTCCATTTTTTGAACCACAATCTTGGAGAACGTACTCACCATTATTTTCTATGAGCTCAAGATGTTTTCTTGAAACTCCCTGAAACTCTAAAGGGATTGTCGTGTTTGCACTTCTGCCTACACTTATTTCTGGATCAACTAAGTCAAACATTGTTCCATTTAAATCTCCCCCAACGATTAGAAGGGCAGCGGGTTTTTCTTCAGCTTCTCTTTCAGCTGTACTTAGTGCTGATTTTATATCGGTTAAGATAATTGTCGAGTCTTCTGGACGGGTTTTGTTTTTTTCGTTCATTCAATTTCCTTCTGAACACCATTTAGAATGTACATTAATTTTATCCTTAGGAAATTTTAATTTCAATAGGGCATCTTATCAGGAGGCACCAAAGTAAAGTACTTGATTTAAATACTTTTTAATGTATGACAACGATAAACTGGCAAAAATTTAGGACGAAATTCTGATTACTTAATGGAGAAAAGGACTATCTAACTATTCGAATTCACGCTTCTATCAACAATATAGTAGAATCAAAGCATGAGCTTAATTTATACTCAT comes from Halobacteriovoraceae bacterium and encodes:
- the mutL gene encoding DNA mismatch repair endonuclease MutL, whose protein sequence is MEYGQVHTTTKMRIELLPEHLIDQIKAGEVIERPSALLKEIIENSVDSGASFINIHIINNGMDLISIIDDGCGMSFEELPYAFCRHATSKIKNFEDLYHLNTFGFRGEALASIASISRITCSSYPKNGTGGKIIIHGGQTLSHVKLSGSGQGTSLFIKDLFYNTPARLKFNKSQAAEKNAILKILQSFLLVRPNIKFSISWDEKDKEIFTPVEVSQWKKRVFKVFSISKQLEDIVEIDQEYREYQVKVFFTKNATKGNSKKIQFLFVNNRYFIDKSLHQMIVGNLSEIWGPGVSGEYCIFINSPKDQLDVNVHPNKIHVKFTDYGLVYQLISTTLKKNIRVNPNPAPSVKNESFQEKIQLDENIQLAEQIDLLNDKFFKNTTIKEQIDIIKIGEHYVLYKEKYLISLQNLIEHQLHNIFSVDEIADENIVPLLISAPLKLMLKNTKEILPWIEKKGLEIDQLSNSLYALRTVPKGLETLDIDNFLVTLLLEIDKNPLANISKIKTIIKKIKATFPKNFSLTKDLLDQALNLSECTILLDDELLGTLFK
- a CDS encoding GGDEF domain-containing protein, whose product is MNEKNKTRPEDSTIILTDIKSALSTAEREAEEKPAALLIVGGDLNGTMFDLVDPEISVGRSANTTIPLEFQGVSRKHLELIENNGEYVLQDCGSKNGTYLNNKKVEQAIKLGRGDIIKIGSIAMKYLPKGDPERLTYDKLNMEANTDGLTKCFNKGYFDNAITLEVKKSKVTGDPLSLILFDIDFFKKLNDNYGHDAGDFVLAELANVIRSNAVRNMDVFARWGGEEFVILLPKTNLKQSFEIAERLRKVVEEYEFVYKDERLPVTLSIGVSDYRKGVLTGKDLFIRADKSVYKSKQNGRNQVNFYRE